The following nucleotide sequence is from Echeneis naucrates chromosome 17, fEcheNa1.1, whole genome shotgun sequence.
AGGAGATGGATCCCTGGAACTATTTCACAGTTTGAACTCTTTTTAAAGATGgattaattcatatttaagGTTGACATCATCTTTTGTCCAGcaagaaacaacaaaagcagcCAACTGTGGGATCTTCCGGACTACTAACTATTGTAAGGGCTGTTTGACTGAGCTTGTCTGACAAGACACAGATGGACGAACAACAGCAATCATTTAACAAAAAGTGAGTAATGGTTTTAACAGGAGTTGAGATGAAGCATAGGATGTTCCTGCTGGTAACAGTCAGCATCGCTGTAAATGTACAGATTATCATCTCTAGTCTACTGAGCACCAGAGTTTGAATCCTGTTGGAGGCTTGTATTCTAAACATCAATCCCCGAATTCTGCACAATCTCACAAGGTCGCTCTGGTTTGGGGTGAACTGACCCACGATGCCTGGAATGCAGGCCTTCTACCATACCACACGTCATCCCCCAAACCTCTACCTGGAGCCCACCTTAATGCAGAGACGTGTCCTGGAAGAGCAGGTAGAGCTTTGGTGGTTCAGAGAGCCATGCCACTCCTTGCTGTGCTACTGTGCCTCCGTGGCCCTTATACTGGGACTGGGCCTCGGGGGCGTGGGCCTCCTCTCCACCACCACAAGTCTGTCCGGGGAGTGGAGACTCGGAGTGGGTACCACCCTCTGCCTCTTAGCCTTTGCTGTTCTTCTCAAGCAGCTCCTCAGCTCCGCCATCCAGGACATGAACTGTGTGCGTAGCTGGCGCCGGATAAACCAACTGAAGAGTGGCGGGAGGGCTGACCCGGCACTGATCCTTGCTGTGGGGGCGGCAGTGATGCTCTGTGGgactgtgctgctctgtgtggcCACAATCGGCAGCCGGGCTCATGACAGCAGGGAGATGCTGGTGTCTGGGCTGGTGATGATGGCTGCCGGGACCAGCATGGCTCTGGCTGTGGTGGCGTACATTGGACTGTTCTACCTGAGGAGGCggagggagcagaggaggaggatgatgatgagaatgAGCAGAGTAAGGAGGATAGGTAGTCGAGCTGTCCAGGTGTTCAGTGTCTCAGGAGGGCAGATGAGCCAAACCAGGAGAGAGGCATCGTCCAGCAGGAGCAGTCTCATCTGACTGAACTAACTGGGAAATACAGGCTCAAAGAACTGTTAGAAGAGTCTGTGAAAGTAAGACGACATGGCATCGGTCAAATATGCAAACATGAGAGAAGACGTCATAAAAGAGAGGAATTTCAGAGAACATTTCAGTCTAGTCATTAAACAATTGAAAAAATCCAAGCTCATTTTTATTCCACTTGTTGTGTTACCATGAAATAGaaatttatctgaaaaaaaaaaaaaaaatgcacttaaTTTATACCAGAACAACAATCTGTTGTCAACAATGGCTCAGTAATGTGATCAAAATACATTCTCCTCATGTTGAAAACAACTAAGTAGTTTGGGATGAAAATAAAGGAAGAGTGAAAGCGAGAGTTCACGTTAAATCAAAACGTTAATGTGCTGttactcttttattttctgtttttagagtTGTGTAATACAGAGTCAAAGAGCCAGGCTGCCAACGGACATCAAATGAATGATGATGGAATTTAAATCaagctga
It contains:
- the tmem125b gene encoding transmembrane protein 125; this encodes MPGMQAFYHTTRHPPNLYLEPTLMQRRVLEEQVELWWFREPCHSLLCYCASVALILGLGLGGVGLLSTTTSLSGEWRLGVGTTLCLLAFAVLLKQLLSSAIQDMNCVRSWRRINQLKSGGRADPALILAVGAAVMLCGTVLLCVATIGSRAHDSREMLVSGLVMMAAGTSMALAVVAYIGLFYLRRRREQRRRMMMRMSRVRRIGSRAVQVFSVSGGQMSQTRREASSSRSSLI